One genomic window of Cannabis sativa cultivar Pink pepper isolate KNU-18-1 chromosome 2, ASM2916894v1, whole genome shotgun sequence includes the following:
- the LOC133034909 gene encoding uncharacterized protein LOC133034909, which produces MMWRTWLMMVWMTQRLRQVVRYQRLRSQTLRYQFLELFFYVFIFYCFCFVIFVTLWNYRMLTVFFLYIFFQATGSEPQPSAPSSSGVRGAEYTDLLARLDRIEADTQGLYAAHVELKKAYETSHVELKGGQNVIMEQLRDILAMLNRPPTTASALEALADPSTPPPAASPLVEEEEVFPDDYDPYEGAPATPIEAQPVIHVHDTESQGEILSIEAQPAVVKSRKRKRKPPVWFGDYTEMKRRHRPSSTFDPLEPPDEKLLTTFRKWCVGLIPNHRLRDLRSGDYGPGFFWIMLTPKEWLTDDHIDAAMHMLRRRRTDYPLTFPQKGVILSTFVTSMISSAWTSHKGPRKNFVWEDYILDYCRGVHKSQVFERWRGNEFIYFVLNLPEARHWVTLEVDIEL; this is translated from the exons ATGATGTGGAGAACTTGGTTGATGATGGTGTGGATGACACAGAGGCTGAGGCAGGTAGTCAGGTACCAGAGACTCAGGTCCCAGACACTCAGGTACCaatttttggaactttttttttatgtctttattttttattgtttttgttttgtgatatttgttacattgtggaattatcgtatgcttaccgtattttttttgtatatattttttcaggccactggttcagaacctcagcccagtgcaccatcttcatcaggcgttCGGGGTGCCGAGTACACTGATTTATTGGCGAGGTTGGATAGGATCGAGGCTGACACTCAGGGTTTGTATGCTGCTCATGTCGAGCTGAAGAAGGCATACGAGACCAGCCATGTAGAGCTGAAGGGTGGTCAGAACGTAATTATGGAGCAGCTCAGAGAcatattggccatgttgaatcgtccgccaaCGACAGCTTCAGCACTGGAGGCCCTAGCAGATCCATCTACCCCACCACCAGCTGCTTCACCCCTAGTAGAAGAGGAGGAGGTCTTCCCCGACGATTACGATCCTTATGAGGGAGCTCCAGCGACTCCGATCGAGGCACAACCTGttatccatgtacatgacaccgagtcgcagggtgagattctgtcgatagaggcacaacctgcagtggttaagagtcggaagaggaagagaaagcctcctgtatggttcggtgactatacggagatgaagaggagacataggccatcttcgacttttgatcccctggagccaccggatgagaaattgttaaccactttccgaaagtggtgtgttggactcattccaaaccaccgacttcgggatttgagaagtggtgattacggtccaggattcttttggataatgctcacaccaaaggaatggcttacagatgac CATATAGATGCAGCAATGCATATGCTGAGGAGGCGACGCACCGACTATCCACTGACATTTCCTCAGAAGGGTGTCATTCTCTCCACATTCGTGACCAGCATGATCAGCAGTGCATGGACGAGCCACAAGGGTCCGAGGAAAAACTTTGTGTGGGAGGATTATATCCTGGACTACTGCAGAGGGGTtcataag tcccaagtctttgagagatggaggggtaacgagtttatttacttcgttctgAACCTTCCCGAGGCAAGGCACTGGGTCACACTTGAAGTCGACATAGAGCTGTGA